The region GAGAAGTGGAAAGGAATATTATGCAAAGATCCCAAAACGGGCAGGTAAAATAATGAAATTGTTCCCGGAAATATTTACAGTGGAATAACCACATTTACCCAAACATCACGAGCGATCATTTAAATTGTAAGGAAAACCTATGGCTCAAACTGCGGAGTTACAGTTCCCAAAATGATACAGACATCTATGATGACTTGTACTTGACTGTAAATGTTAGCAATGGCGATAATGAGCCACCAACCGTTGATATTGTTAAACCAGAAAATAGTATTTATATTTTCAACAGAAAAATACTACCTAATGCTTTCCCATTAATTATTGGAGAAATAACGATTCAGGCCCATGCAAATGATGAACAATCTGGCATCGCAAAGGTAGAATTTTACATTGATAATATTTTAAAACATACGGACATTGAAAGCCCATATGAATGGCTTTGGGATGAAAATGCCGTAGGTAAGCATGAGATAAAGGCGATCGCTTACGATACTGCAGGCAATACTGCCGATGCTGAACAGGAAGTCTGGATATTTAATATCTGACTGCCTTAAATACACCTTCAATTTGAATTAAGTTCTTTTTCGATATATGCTGAAATCATTTCCATGGTCTCTATGGGACAAGAAAAATCACTATTATCCAACACATCACGTTGAATGCGTGAAAAATCTCG is a window of Candidatus Thermoplasmatota archaeon DNA encoding:
- a CDS encoding Ig-like domain-containing protein, which codes for MTVNVSNGDNEPPTVDIVKPENSIYIFNRKILPNAFPLIIGEITIQAHANDEQSGIAKVEFYIDNILKHTDIESPYEWLWDENAVGKHEIKAIAYDTAGNTADAEQEVWIFNI